The Atribacteraceae bacterium genome window below encodes:
- a CDS encoding glutaredoxin family protein: MKYVMVYALSTCPFCRMAKSYFDDHNISYNSVDIDLLREDEKENAIKEVQRLSGRRAFPVIVIDEDVIVGYDELRIGEALDK; this comes from the coding sequence ATGAAATATGTTATGGTATATGCCCTCAGCACCTGTCCTTTTTGCCGGATGGCCAAGAGCTATTTTGACGACCATAATATTTCATACAACAGCGTCGACATTGATCTCCTGCGCGAAGACGAAAAAGAGAACGCAATTAAGGAAGTACAGCGTTTGTCGGGAAGAAGGGCTTTTCCGGTCATCGTCATCGACGAAGATGTGATCGTCGGATACGACGAGCTGCGCATCGGGGAGGCGCTGGATAAATGA
- a CDS encoding ferredoxin-thioredoxin reductase catalytic domain-containing protein, producing the protein MREKILCPVCEVSFLIKEEKAAGKPTICPVCGAILIMKESQGNWFLSRPAGMEPATEIRQRMDNFARLRGYHFNDMKDPLVEGLLKKRERFGDFYCPCKIDNIQENVCPCLETRMGSVERDGRCHCGLFWKKL; encoded by the coding sequence ATGAGAGAAAAAATACTGTGTCCGGTTTGCGAGGTCTCCTTTCTTATTAAGGAAGAAAAGGCCGCCGGAAAACCCACCATATGTCCGGTTTGCGGAGCAATTCTGATCATGAAGGAATCCCAGGGAAACTGGTTCTTGAGCCGTCCCGCGGGCATGGAACCGGCAACGGAAATCAGACAAAGGATGGACAATTTCGCGCGACTCAGGGGATACCATTTCAATGATATGAAAGACCCTCTCGTTGAAGGCCTTCTGAAGAAACGGGAGCGTTTCGGTGATTTTTACTGCCCCTGTAAGATCGATAATATTCAGGAAAATGTCTGCCCATGTTTGGAAACCCGTATGGGCAGTGTCGAACGAGACGGCAGGTGTCACTGTGGCCTGTTTTGGAAAAAGCTTTGA
- a CDS encoding NAD(P)-dependent oxidoreductase, which produces MGKKKVIVLSDFFCTPLVMEKAVQDKPFWLQTERKYFNTEWPKIPFHYDGECKEYTPYPEEAIEEARDCEAIITHIGLVDRRLIETARNLKIIGCLRSGPVNVDVTFAASRKIPVVSTPFRGTEAVAEYVVGLMIALRRSIVAAHEAYKRGAWTQNFYYRYDNAYPPFSEQRIGFVGFGNIARACIRLLAPFHCECVAYDPFVSAEAMAESNVQKIDLEELLKTSDIVSLHLRYAIGMENMMDWKQFRLMKPTALFINTARGRLVNETALETALREKWIAGAALDTFWDESQVSTGFVDTPSNLILTPHIAGASRRTADTAAATVVEAIEKFFVEHSLQARINKPGRIFP; this is translated from the coding sequence ATGGGGAAAAAAAAAGTTATTGTGCTCAGTGATTTCTTTTGCACCCCCTTGGTCATGGAAAAAGCCGTTCAAGACAAGCCCTTTTGGTTGCAAACTGAAAGAAAATATTTTAACACCGAGTGGCCCAAGATTCCTTTCCACTATGATGGGGAATGCAAGGAATATACCCCTTATCCGGAAGAGGCCATTGAAGAAGCTCGAGACTGCGAGGCAATTATTACCCACATCGGGTTGGTGGATAGGCGGTTGATCGAAACCGCCAGGAACTTGAAAATTATCGGTTGCCTGCGAAGCGGACCGGTCAATGTCGATGTTACTTTTGCCGCGAGTCGTAAAATTCCGGTGGTGTCTACCCCATTCCGAGGCACTGAGGCAGTGGCGGAGTATGTCGTGGGCCTGATGATCGCCTTACGCAGGTCCATCGTTGCGGCCCATGAAGCCTATAAAAGGGGTGCCTGGACCCAAAATTTTTACTACCGGTACGACAACGCTTATCCACCCTTTTCCGAACAACGGATTGGATTTGTTGGTTTCGGGAATATTGCCCGTGCTTGTATCCGCTTACTGGCTCCCTTTCACTGTGAGTGCGTCGCATATGATCCTTTTGTCAGTGCGGAAGCGATGGCTGAATCGAACGTGCAAAAAATCGACCTTGAAGAATTATTGAAGACTTCGGATATTGTTTCCTTGCACCTGCGGTACGCGATAGGCATGGAAAATATGATGGACTGGAAACAATTCCGCCTGATGAAGCCGACCGCGCTTTTTATTAATACAGCCAGAGGGCGCCTGGTGAACGAAACCGCTTTAGAAACGGCTCTGCGGGAGAAATGGATTGCCGGAGCCGCGCTGGATACCTTTTGGGACGAATCCCAGGTCAGCACCGGTTTTGTCGATACTCCTTCCAACCTGATCTTAACCCCGCACATTGCGGGAGCGAGCCGCCGGACCGCCGATACCGCGGCAGCTACAGTAGTTGAGGCAATTGAGAAGTTCTTTGTGGAGCATTCATTGCAAGCTCGCATAAACAAACCAGGGAGGATTTTTCCATGA